One genomic segment of Acidimicrobiales bacterium includes these proteins:
- the dnaJ gene encoding molecular chaperone DnaJ, with translation MAPQREWFEKDYYKVLGVPEAATDKEITRAYRKLAKQYHPDANPGAEERFKEISAAYDVLGDADKRKEYDEVRRLGPVGAGFGGGQGGGAGFGGNFRVDDLGDLLGGIFGRQRGGTTRTGPRRGEDIEAELHLSFEEAVDGVTTEVNVTSEAPCTTCHGSGAAPGSQPTVCSVCGGRGVRDENQGLFSFSQPCPACGGSGVRIEKPCRTCKGSGVERRARQVKVRVPAGVEEGQRIRLKARGTPGRNGGPPGDLYVTVRVAAHRLFGRRARDLTLTVPVTFAEAALGAEIKVPTLTTPVTVRIPAGTPSGRTLRVKGRGVPTGKGTGDLLVTVEVAVPPKLSDQQRKAVEALAQATDQSPRTYLGV, from the coding sequence ATGGCTCCACAGCGCGAGTGGTTCGAGAAGGACTACTACAAGGTCCTCGGTGTGCCGGAGGCGGCCACCGACAAGGAGATCACGCGCGCCTACCGCAAGCTGGCCAAGCAGTACCACCCCGACGCCAACCCGGGCGCGGAGGAGCGCTTCAAGGAGATCTCGGCCGCCTACGACGTGCTGGGTGACGCCGACAAGCGCAAGGAGTACGACGAGGTGCGCCGGTTGGGGCCGGTGGGCGCCGGCTTCGGCGGGGGCCAGGGCGGCGGGGCCGGGTTCGGCGGAAACTTCCGGGTGGACGATCTCGGTGACCTCCTGGGCGGGATCTTCGGCCGCCAGCGGGGCGGCACCACGCGCACCGGTCCCCGGCGGGGCGAGGACATCGAGGCCGAGCTGCATCTCTCGTTCGAGGAGGCGGTGGACGGCGTCACCACCGAGGTGAATGTCACCAGCGAGGCGCCGTGCACGACGTGCCACGGCTCGGGCGCGGCCCCCGGCAGCCAGCCGACGGTGTGCTCCGTCTGCGGCGGGCGCGGGGTGCGCGACGAGAACCAGGGGCTGTTCTCGTTCTCGCAGCCGTGCCCGGCCTGCGGTGGCAGCGGAGTCCGCATCGAGAAGCCGTGCCGCACGTGCAAGGGCAGCGGGGTGGAGCGCCGGGCGCGCCAGGTCAAGGTCCGCGTCCCCGCCGGTGTGGAGGAAGGCCAGCGCATCCGCCTCAAGGCACGCGGCACGCCCGGCCGCAACGGCGGTCCGCCCGGTGACCTGTACGTGACGGTGCGGGTGGCGGCCCACCGCCTGTTCGGGCGCAGGGCCCGGGACCTGACCCTGACCGTCCCGGTGACCTTTGCCGAGGCGGCGCTCGGCGCCGAGATCAAGGTGCCCACGCTCACCACCCCGGTCACCGTCCGCATCCCGGCCGGCACACCCTCGGGGCGCACCCTGCGGGTGAAGGGACGCGGCGTTCCGACCGGCAAGGGCACAGGTGACCTGCTGGTCACCGTCGAGGTGGCCGTGCCGCCGAAGCTCTCCGATCAGCAGCGGAAGGCGGTGGAGGCGCTGGCCCAGGCCACCGACCAGTCCCCCCGCACCTACCTCGGAGTGTGA
- a CDS encoding nucleotide exchange factor GrpE, whose product MTDFDFFFQHGSGQSAGEEPAREPVPSGGPAPEEPRASDAPPAAKEDPMTTLTRERDEYLDMVRRVQAEFENYKKRVMRQQTEHLERAAESLVVKLLPALDTLDLARSHHDQDSEAGAALAQVASAWNDALEKEGLQKIDPLGQAFDPNEAEAVMHEPADDGGSVHEVVEVLRPGYRWRGRVLRPAMVKVKG is encoded by the coding sequence ATGACCGACTTCGACTTCTTCTTCCAGCACGGCTCCGGACAGTCGGCCGGAGAGGAGCCCGCACGGGAGCCGGTCCCCTCGGGGGGGCCGGCACCCGAAGAGCCGCGGGCATCCGACGCGCCCCCGGCCGCCAAGGAGGATCCGATGACGACACTGACGCGCGAGCGCGACGAGTACCTGGACATGGTGCGCCGGGTCCAGGCCGAGTTCGAGAACTACAAGAAGCGCGTCATGCGCCAGCAGACCGAGCACCTGGAGCGGGCGGCCGAGTCCCTCGTGGTCAAGCTGCTCCCCGCCCTGGACACGCTCGACCTGGCCCGGTCGCACCACGATCAGGACAGCGAGGCGGGGGCGGCCCTGGCCCAGGTGGCCTCGGCATGGAACGACGCCCTGGAGAAGGAGGGGCTGCAGAAGATCGACCCGCTCGGTCAGGCCTTCGACCCCAACGAGGCGGAGGCGGTGATGCACGAGCCCGCCGACGACGGCGGATCGGTGCACGAGGTCGTCGAGGTGCTCCGCCCCGGTTACCGGTGGCGGGGCCGGGTGCTGCGCCCGGCCATGGTGAAGGTGAAGGGCTAA